The region TTTGCCTCACTGGCAACTACGGGTTCCGTGCCGGTTCGGCTGATCCTTCTCGGCGGTGGGGCGATGTACCCGGCGCTTGTGCAACTGCTGAACACGTGATCGCGGTCGCCCACTCGACGTAGATCTTTGTTCCACCGAGGTATTTCGCGCCGCAGCACCTGTAAGTGAGATCGCGGGCTGGATGGTGCGCGGCGCGGGGGACGAGGCCCGGCCAGACGAGCGTGTGCTCATTACGGCTCGTCAGATCGACGAGGCCGCCGATCTCGCAGGCTCGGTAACCAGCGTGGCACCAACGCTGACTTCCGCGCGCGTCCGCCACCAGCTACACCATCTAGTCCACATACTCACGCCGTACTCTAGCCACCGGTCGGTTACGAGCGTCTTGGCTCGATACCAGGAAAGTGCAGGAGCACAACGATGACCAGCTGGCATCCCGATGCAGGCCCGCAGCCAGGCAGTGCTCGATGGGAGTACTTACGCCAGGGCAACGCTGAACAGGTTCAGGCGGGAAAACGCGTCTGCGCCAAGCTTGTCGTTGCCGACGAGGGACAGATCCTTCTCGTCAACCCCACCTACAAGGCTTTCTGGGACCTTCCCGGCGGCATGGCAGAGAAAAACGAACCGCCCAGGGCCGTGGCCGCCCGCGAGTTCGAGGAAGAACTCGGGGTGCCTATCACCGTCTCGGCACGACCGTTGATCATCGACTGGGAGCCACCCAAAGGACCCTGGGATGACCAACTGGTTTTCGTGTTCGGTGGCACGCTTGACACCGATCAGCGCGCACAGCTCCGCATCGCCGATCCCGAGGAAATTGGCGACTACGCATTCATGCCCACCGCCGAAGCACTGACGAAGGTCCACCGAGACGTTGCAGACCGATTGCGCCGTGCTGTGAACTCCACGTCTAGCCGGGCCAATTATTTCGAACTTGGCACTTGAAACAGCGCCCCTCTGACGCCTCGTCAACGTTGGTTGGTGCGAAATTGATCTGTTGCGGCTATACAAATCTTGATGTCGGCCATGACTGCAGTACTGGGAAGGATGGCTGTGGCTCGACGGCCGGAAGTCTCCACCAAGATCGTCCGTGGAGTTGTTGCCCCGCTGAGGCCAAGCGCGAAATCGTCACCAGCTACCCCATCAGGGCCGCCGACTCTCGCAGAATCCCACGGTCCTCGACTAGCCGGCCAAGGTTCCTTGGACATCTATGAGACGCCCCCGTCCCGTGCTCGACGTGTGCGCGAGCAGGGCCGGGGCGTGTCTGATCGGATCAGCACCACCATTTGCGGGCACAGAATCCGCCGGTGAGAGCCCCGTCGGGCAGGTTGACGTGAGGCGCGTCCACGTCGACATCGACCTTGTAGTCGGGCGTGCCGCCTCCATTGTCGTCGCCGTAGACCTTCGGCTCGCCGCACGGCTCCCCGTGGTTTTCCCGAGAGCGGAACTCGGCGATGTCCGCCGACGACTTCACGTTGTCCATGTAGGCAGGGTTCGCTCCGTTGTCCGCGGTCTTCGCCCAGCCTTCCATGACGAGATCGTCACCGAGGTCGTTCGCGTAGTTCGGGGCTCCGTATTGCAGGTAGCCCAGGGTCCGCCCGTCCTGGTCGGTGATGACGCCGGGCTCACGGTGCAGCTTGACCGTTTGGCCCTGCACCTTGGACCGGGTGAATTCGGTAGCACCGGGCCCTGCGCAGGTTTCGGCCGCCGGGGCGTCGACGCCGAGCAGCCCGATACGCCTGCCGTCGGCCAACTCCACGGTGTCACCGTCGATCACC is a window of Saccharopolyspora phatthalungensis DNA encoding:
- a CDS encoding NUDIX domain-containing protein; translated protein: MTSWHPDAGPQPGSARWEYLRQGNAEQVQAGKRVCAKLVVADEGQILLVNPTYKAFWDLPGGMAEKNEPPRAVAAREFEEELGVPITVSARPLIIDWEPPKGPWDDQLVFVFGGTLDTDQRAQLRIADPEEIGDYAFMPTAEALTKVHRDVADRLRRAVNSTSSRANYFELGT
- a CDS encoding thermonuclease family protein — protein: MIDGDTVELADGRRIGLLGVDAPAAETCAGPGATEFTRSKVQGQTVKLHREPGVITDQDGRTLGYLQYGAPNYANDLGDDLVMEGWAKTADNGANPAYMDNVKSSADIAEFRSRENHGEPCGEPKVYGDDNGGGTPDYKVDVDVDAPHVNLPDGALTGGFCARKWWC